One genomic region from Evansella sp. LMS18 encodes:
- a CDS encoding YgjV family protein produces the protein MNIDWLEWLGYLASLIVLISLLMSSILKLRWINLVGSSIFSLYGFLIGALPVGFMNLGIAIINVYYLTRIYSSSKEYFKMLEIESNTEYFKYFLDFYKEEIRKFSDKTAFNVNDMTVSFFILRNMVPAGLFLASKHDEKTLKIELDFVIPEYRDFKTGTYIFQDRKEYFLERGYTRFISYSDIEGHQKYLTRVGFEEKTDDKGNKFYEKTIK, from the coding sequence TTGAATATTGACTGGTTAGAATGGTTAGGGTATTTAGCTTCACTTATTGTTTTAATATCACTTTTAATGAGTTCCATACTTAAACTGCGCTGGATAAACCTTGTTGGTTCCAGTATCTTTTCATTGTATGGCTTTCTGATAGGTGCATTGCCTGTAGGGTTCATGAACCTCGGGATAGCCATAATTAACGTATATTATCTTACCCGAATATACTCGTCGTCTAAAGAATATTTTAAAATGCTTGAAATTGAGTCAAACACAGAGTACTTTAAATATTTCCTTGATTTTTATAAAGAGGAAATCCGGAAGTTCTCTGATAAAACAGCTTTTAACGTAAATGATATGACAGTCAGCTTCTTTATACTGCGGAACATGGTACCTGCAGGGTTGTTCCTTGCTTCCAAACATGACGAGAAAACACTTAAAATCGAACTGGACTTCGTCATACCGGAATATAGGGATTTCAAAACAGGCACTTATATTTTCCAGGACAGGAAGGAGTACTTCCTGGAAAGAGGCTACACAAGGTTTATCAGCTATTCAGATATCGAAGGACATCAGAAATATCTGACCAGAGTCGGTTTTGAAGAAAAAACAGATGATAAAGGAAATAAGTTCTACGAGAAAACGATAAAATAA
- a CDS encoding FAD-dependent oxidoreductase yields the protein MERDVVIVGAGLAGLTAAIELSEKGKDVLLLEKANYPGGRCGSWDDDGMAVEAGFHRHIGYYSEMPAILKRVGVKVDDIVMWENNIDIRIPEKNDTAVIGIAPCYAPLQFLRGIFGNNHIFSLKDKLSLIPFLAAGFIEYAVKRGSLDKYSVTEFAEKYGVTKNAQTYLLKPLSTGLFFLQPEQYSAKVFFGLFAPAIPKVFRMRIGAYLGGMTELFSRPLAKGVEERGGEVRFGQDVSGLIGNGGQIRGVVLKSGEEIYAKNVIVATNIVQAKQLLRTCVADHKWFQPFFRLPTMSAVTIQFDLTEPCYPYDRTTFGPTTVLASFAEQSRSTFKHVPGRLSVILAHPEKFIDMHEEEIMNIVTDDARKLGIHLEGNISNYRVIRHKEKYYHLGPGHDRLRPPQRTPVKGLALAGDYTKQHYFGTMEGAVISGRRAAAAVMRS from the coding sequence ATGGAACGTGACGTTGTTATAGTTGGAGCGGGACTTGCAGGTTTAACCGCAGCGATTGAACTTTCCGAAAAGGGGAAGGATGTCCTTTTGCTTGAGAAAGCGAATTATCCTGGTGGCCGCTGCGGTTCATGGGACGATGATGGAATGGCAGTTGAAGCAGGATTCCACCGCCATATTGGCTATTACAGTGAAATGCCGGCGATTCTGAAAAGAGTCGGGGTAAAGGTGGACGATATTGTCATGTGGGAAAACAACATAGACATTCGTATACCGGAGAAAAACGATACGGCTGTTATTGGAATTGCTCCGTGTTATGCACCTCTTCAGTTTTTACGAGGGATTTTCGGCAATAATCATATATTTTCTCTCAAGGATAAATTATCACTTATTCCATTTCTCGCTGCAGGCTTTATAGAATATGCTGTTAAGAGGGGGAGCCTTGATAAGTACAGTGTTACAGAGTTTGCTGAAAAATACGGTGTCACTAAAAATGCGCAGACATACTTACTTAAGCCGCTTAGTACGGGACTGTTTTTTCTCCAGCCGGAACAATATTCAGCTAAAGTGTTTTTTGGGTTATTTGCTCCGGCAATCCCTAAAGTGTTTCGTATGAGAATCGGTGCTTACCTTGGCGGTATGACAGAGCTTTTTTCTCGCCCGCTTGCAAAAGGTGTAGAAGAGCGGGGAGGAGAAGTGAGGTTTGGGCAGGATGTATCTGGGTTGATTGGCAATGGCGGGCAAATCAGGGGAGTTGTATTGAAGAGCGGTGAAGAAATCTATGCCAAGAATGTAATAGTGGCCACGAACATCGTCCAGGCAAAGCAGCTGCTGCGAACATGTGTTGCTGACCATAAGTGGTTTCAGCCATTTTTCAGACTGCCGACCATGTCAGCAGTAACTATCCAGTTTGATCTTACAGAGCCATGTTATCCATACGACAGGACAACCTTTGGCCCGACAACCGTTTTAGCCAGTTTTGCCGAACAATCAAGATCAACTTTCAAACATGTGCCTGGGAGGCTCTCTGTAATACTTGCACACCCTGAAAAGTTCATTGACATGCATGAAGAAGAAATAATGAACATTGTAACAGATGACGCAAGAAAGCTTGGCATCCATCTTGAAGGAAATATATCAAATTACCGGGTAATCAGGCATAAGGAAAAGTATTACCATCTCGGCCCCGGCCATGACAGGCTGCGCCCACCGCAGCGTACGCCAGTTAAAGGATTGGCACTGGCGGGAGATTATACGAAACAGCATTATTTCGGAACAATGGAAGGAGCTGTCATTTCCGGCAGGAGGGCAGCGGCGGCAGTGATGAGGAGTTAG
- a CDS encoding zinc-binding dehydrogenase — protein MKAVMIRETGGLEKLLYEEVPVPEPGPGEVLVKLKFAAMNRRDVFVRQGLYPGIKFPSIPGADGAGVIEAAGEAVAGFKPGQEVIINPALNWGDNPRHSGKDFSIAGNPTDGTHAQYITIPADNVFPKPDYLSWEEAAALPLGGLTGYRALFTRGQVKPGETLVIPGIGGGVATFLLQMAVAEGLKVFVTSGDDHKIEEAKKLGAVDGVNYKSDDWGKKLKKMTGGADISIDTIGGETFNVLTSIAKPGSRIVTFGATSGPQANVVIPVIFLKQLDILGTTMGSPDEFRDMLKFYEKHEIRPVVNKVFPLEDIKKAHEYMEQGNQFGKIVLEIPQG, from the coding sequence ATGAAAGCAGTAATGATACGTGAAACTGGCGGACTGGAAAAACTGTTATACGAGGAAGTGCCTGTTCCTGAACCTGGCCCAGGGGAAGTGCTGGTCAAGCTGAAATTTGCTGCGATGAACCGAAGAGATGTGTTTGTCAGACAGGGGCTTTACCCGGGGATAAAGTTCCCTTCCATCCCTGGTGCGGATGGAGCAGGAGTAATAGAAGCAGCTGGTGAGGCTGTGGCAGGCTTTAAGCCAGGACAGGAAGTAATCATAAACCCTGCGCTAAACTGGGGGGACAATCCGCGGCACAGCGGAAAGGATTTTTCCATCGCAGGAAACCCGACAGACGGCACCCATGCCCAGTATATTACTATCCCTGCTGACAACGTCTTTCCAAAACCAGATTATTTATCATGGGAAGAGGCTGCAGCACTTCCTTTAGGGGGACTTACAGGATACCGTGCCTTATTTACAAGAGGGCAGGTAAAGCCTGGAGAAACGTTGGTTATTCCAGGGATTGGCGGGGGCGTTGCCACTTTCCTGCTTCAAATGGCTGTTGCAGAAGGTCTGAAGGTTTTTGTCACTTCAGGAGATGATCATAAAATTGAAGAGGCAAAAAAACTCGGAGCGGTCGACGGAGTGAATTATAAGTCTGACGATTGGGGGAAAAAGCTCAAGAAGATGACCGGCGGGGCAGACATTAGTATCGATACAATCGGCGGCGAAACGTTTAATGTTCTAACCTCTATCGCAAAGCCAGGAAGCAGAATTGTTACTTTCGGTGCTACGAGCGGCCCGCAGGCAAATGTAGTGATACCTGTCATCTTTCTCAAACAGCTTGATATTTTAGGCACAACGATGGGAAGCCCTGATGAATTCAGGGACATGCTCAAGTTTTATGAAAAGCATGAGATCCGGCCTGTAGTGAATAAAGTTTTCCCACTGGAAGATATCAAAAAAGCACATGAGTATATGGAACAGGGGAACCAGTTTGGAAAGATCGTTCTCGAAATCCCTCAAGGTTAA
- a CDS encoding group-specific protein, translating to MGECKLDHSRQDVLNKLEQQRDHLPEDIYSSFSSYLEKERPQLELNEAFHLLKKYDLSSEEEQQERNKKMQELLQNN from the coding sequence ATGGGAGAATGTAAACTGGACCATAGCAGACAGGACGTACTAAACAAACTGGAACAGCAGCGGGACCATTTACCAGAAGACATTTACAGCAGCTTTTCATCTTATCTTGAAAAAGAGCGTCCACAGCTGGAGCTTAATGAGGCTTTTCATCTTCTGAAAAAATACGACCTGTCCAGTGAAGAAGAACAGCAGGAAAGAAACAAGAAAATGCAGGAGCTTCTGCAGAATAATTAA
- a CDS encoding AbrB family transcriptional regulator → MSETGMARFIETAVLAIAGGYIFSVANLPLPWVLGALTFVLLWQGITKRKANLPPRVKNSGLIILGLYFGLYFTAETFMLLGPYFFPYLFMTVLLIGASIVISILITNWIDVDKITSVFGSIPGGLTEMVIASESLNARSSLVVIFQTVRLLTVLFIVPAAIIFYFNAQGQAGGAMAAEEPFVFGGWQYVWFLLPVAAGLIVKNKIPAGYIIAPLAVTAVMNVSPAMLPALPEILLIAGQAAIGASLGKNISFQDLRLGGKYCFVYFGVALLLIFISFGLGYLLASFTSLSLATAVLSVAPGGLIEMVLTASVVGGDPAIVSALQLIRILVIIMFVPPLLKWYFRKKEKQGEPQYI, encoded by the coding sequence ATGAGTGAAACTGGAATGGCGCGGTTCATAGAAACCGCAGTGTTAGCAATTGCAGGCGGATATATTTTCAGCGTGGCAAACCTGCCATTGCCCTGGGTACTGGGAGCCTTAACCTTTGTCCTCCTCTGGCAAGGTATCACAAAACGAAAAGCGAATCTCCCACCCAGAGTAAAAAATTCAGGATTGATTATATTGGGCCTTTATTTTGGCTTATACTTTACAGCCGAAACATTTATGCTGCTCGGCCCATACTTCTTTCCTTATCTGTTTATGACGGTTCTTCTCATTGGGGCAAGCATAGTCATCAGCATCCTGATCACCAACTGGATTGATGTGGATAAAATAACAAGCGTGTTTGGATCTATCCCTGGCGGCTTAACGGAAATGGTGATTGCCAGTGAATCGCTGAACGCCAGGTCCTCTCTTGTGGTTATCTTCCAGACAGTCCGCCTCCTCACTGTTCTGTTTATCGTTCCTGCAGCGATAATTTTTTATTTTAATGCTCAGGGACAGGCAGGTGGAGCAATGGCTGCTGAAGAGCCTTTTGTTTTTGGAGGCTGGCAGTATGTATGGTTCCTCCTCCCTGTGGCGGCCGGGCTTATTGTGAAAAATAAAATACCTGCCGGTTATATAATCGCCCCTCTCGCTGTAACAGCAGTAATGAATGTAAGCCCTGCGATGCTTCCCGCATTACCGGAAATACTTTTGATCGCGGGGCAGGCAGCAATAGGAGCAAGCTTAGGGAAGAATATCTCTTTTCAGGATTTACGTCTTGGTGGAAAATACTGTTTTGTGTATTTTGGAGTAGCATTGCTGCTCATATTTATCTCTTTCGGTCTCGGTTACCTTCTCGCAAGCTTTACGTCCCTTTCTCTCGCAACCGCTGTATTAAGCGTTGCGCCCGGGGGACTGATCGAGATGGTTCTGACAGCTTCAGTAGTAGGCGGTGACCCTGCGATTGTGAGTGCCCTTCAGCTGATTCGCATCCTTGTTATCATTATGTTTGTACCGCCGCTGTTGAAATGGTATTTCAGGAAAAAGGAAAAACAGGGTGAACCTCAGTATATCTAA
- the ectB gene encoding diaminobutyrate--2-oxoglutarate transaminase, which produces MTNNLNIFNELESSVRSYIRSFPTVFTKAKGSKMWDENGKEYLDFFSGAGALNYGHNEPKMKEKLVEYIMNDGITHSLDKATTAKAEFLKKFNDVILKPRNLDYKIMFPGPTGTNTVESALKIARKVTGRTDVISFTNGFHGMTIGSLSVTGNAMKRKGAGVPLSNSVTMPFDRFADEKDDFSSLDYLERFLEEGGSGVDIPAAMILETVQGEGGINAARFEWLKRVEKICKKWDIKLIIDDVQAGVGRTGTFFSFEKAGIKPDIICLSKSIGGFGLPLAITLIKPELDNWLPGEHNGTFRGNNHAFVTAAVSLEYWEDDSFEKSIEQKSEKITEFLKSLVNKHPELKGEVKGRGFMQGISSPVDGLSAKVAEEAFDRGLIMETSGSDDQVFKLFPALTIEDSELEKGFKIIGESVKAAIAAQTELVAN; this is translated from the coding sequence ATGACTAACAACCTTAATATCTTTAACGAACTGGAATCAAGTGTACGCAGCTATATCAGAAGCTTTCCTACTGTATTTACAAAAGCAAAAGGCAGTAAAATGTGGGATGAAAACGGCAAGGAATATTTAGATTTTTTCTCCGGAGCCGGCGCATTGAACTATGGACATAACGAACCTAAAATGAAAGAAAAACTTGTAGAATACATTATGAATGACGGAATCACCCATTCCCTTGATAAAGCAACAACTGCAAAAGCAGAATTTCTTAAGAAATTTAACGATGTAATCCTCAAGCCAAGGAACCTGGATTATAAAATTATGTTCCCTGGGCCAACAGGTACAAATACAGTTGAAAGCGCGTTAAAAATAGCCCGTAAAGTAACCGGAAGAACAGATGTAATCAGCTTTACAAACGGTTTCCACGGTATGACGATCGGTTCTTTATCCGTAACTGGAAACGCAATGAAGCGTAAAGGAGCAGGAGTACCACTATCTAACTCTGTAACGATGCCATTTGACCGTTTTGCTGATGAAAAAGATGATTTTTCCAGCCTGGATTACCTCGAACGATTTTTAGAAGAAGGCGGCAGCGGTGTGGACATTCCCGCAGCAATGATACTTGAAACCGTTCAAGGTGAAGGGGGCATAAATGCTGCCAGGTTTGAGTGGCTGAAACGCGTAGAGAAAATCTGTAAGAAATGGGATATTAAACTTATCATCGACGATGTTCAGGCAGGAGTTGGCCGTACAGGCACGTTCTTCTCCTTCGAAAAAGCCGGCATTAAACCAGATATAATCTGTCTTTCAAAATCAATCGGAGGTTTTGGCCTGCCGCTTGCCATCACACTGATTAAACCTGAACTGGACAACTGGCTGCCAGGCGAACATAACGGTACTTTCCGCGGGAACAACCATGCGTTTGTCACAGCTGCTGTTTCCCTCGAATACTGGGAAGATGACTCTTTTGAAAAGAGCATTGAGCAGAAGTCAGAAAAAATTACTGAATTCCTTAAATCTTTAGTTAATAAACACCCTGAGCTCAAAGGGGAAGTTAAAGGCAGAGGCTTCATGCAGGGCATCTCCTCCCCAGTGGATGGTTTAAGTGCCAAAGTAGCAGAAGAAGCATTTGACAGAGGCCTGATCATGGAAACTTCAGGAAGCGACGATCAGGTATTTAAGCTCTTCCCTGCTTTAACCATTGAAGATTCCGAACTGGAAAAAGGCTTTAAGATCATCGGGGAAAGTGTTAAAGCAGCCATCGCAGCACAAACCGAACTAGTTGCTAACTAA
- a CDS encoding glycosyltransferase gives MQALLAVPYFHQPRGNKVTAERIAQGLNQHGIYTEIVSSTEETSVTDLPESDIYHGFHAYRFYNFMKRTGRVMKPYIITITGTDLNKDLYDPERRADVIEVLRGAEAVHVFDEKAMDKLLTEVPDLQEKTIVIPQSVARFPKSDPPLMKEAGTFLFILPAGIREVKNIPEAIRMLKKLRTKYPEIRLWLAGPVIEREEGDKVRQLMKENDDWLTYLGEIEYEKMGALYAQGDVVLNTSLAEGQSSALLEAMLVGLPVLASNIAGNRSIISHEKTGMLYEDEEAFLSYAEKMLTDTNFRLELSESGKKYVKEFHSPEEEAEKLAAVYKNCKNAKDNKEEGTR, from the coding sequence ATGCAAGCCTTATTAGCCGTACCGTATTTTCATCAGCCAAGAGGCAATAAAGTCACAGCAGAGAGAATTGCACAGGGATTAAACCAGCATGGTATTTATACAGAGATTGTCTCTTCTACAGAAGAAACCTCTGTTACAGATCTGCCGGAAAGCGATATTTACCATGGATTCCATGCATATCGATTTTACAATTTCATGAAACGAACCGGAAGAGTAATGAAGCCATATATCATAACCATTACTGGAACGGATTTAAATAAAGATTTGTATGACCCTGAACGCCGGGCTGACGTTATAGAAGTGTTACGTGGAGCGGAAGCCGTTCATGTTTTTGATGAAAAGGCAATGGACAAGCTCCTGACGGAAGTACCTGACCTTCAGGAAAAAACAATTGTGATTCCTCAGAGCGTGGCTCGTTTCCCGAAATCGGATCCTCCATTAATGAAGGAAGCGGGAACTTTTCTTTTTATTCTCCCCGCAGGAATCCGTGAAGTAAAAAATATTCCTGAAGCAATCCGGATGCTGAAAAAATTGAGGACAAAGTATCCGGAAATACGTCTCTGGCTCGCAGGTCCTGTTATAGAAAGGGAAGAGGGGGATAAAGTAAGGCAGCTTATGAAAGAAAACGACGATTGGCTTACTTACTTAGGGGAAATAGAATATGAAAAAATGGGTGCCTTATACGCTCAGGGGGACGTGGTTTTGAATACTTCACTTGCGGAAGGGCAGTCTTCGGCCTTATTGGAAGCTATGCTGGTGGGTCTTCCGGTTTTAGCATCAAACATTGCCGGAAATCGAAGCATTATCAGCCACGAGAAAACGGGAATGTTATATGAAGATGAAGAGGCGTTTTTGAGTTATGCGGAAAAAATGCTGACAGACACAAATTTCAGGTTGGAACTGAGCGAGAGCGGTAAAAAGTACGTAAAGGAATTTCATTCTCCTGAAGAAGAAGCAGAAAAACTGGCAGCTGTTTATAAAAACTGTAAAAATGCAAAGGATAACAAGGAGGAAGGAACAAGATGA
- a CDS encoding ectoine synthase produces MKVVKLEDIVGTENEVKGENWTSRRLILKDVGMGYSVHDTIIKAGTETHIWYQNHLEAVYCIEGEGEVVTLKDNKVHKISAGTLYALDEHDEHLLRGHTDMRMVCVFNPPLTGKETHDENGVYPLVTE; encoded by the coding sequence ATGAAAGTAGTTAAATTAGAAGATATCGTAGGCACAGAAAATGAAGTAAAAGGTGAAAACTGGACCAGCCGCCGTCTGATCCTGAAAGATGTTGGCATGGGCTATTCTGTGCATGACACAATTATTAAAGCAGGAACAGAAACTCATATCTGGTACCAGAACCATCTTGAAGCAGTATACTGCATCGAGGGTGAAGGTGAAGTTGTTACCTTGAAAGATAATAAAGTTCACAAAATCTCCGCAGGAACTTTATACGCGCTGGATGAGCATGATGAGCATCTCCTTCGCGGACATACTGATATGCGTATGGTTTGTGTGTTCAATCCTCCTCTTACCGGGAAGGAAACACATGATGAAAACGGAGTATATCCCCTTGTAACTGAATAA
- the ectA gene encoding diaminobutyrate acetyltransferase, producing MVFPKRRDFAMTVKTAATIDTEEIVLEKPALNDGAKMWELVNDSTLDLNSPYKYLMMCEYFSETCVVAKENENLAGFITAFIPPERKDVIFVWQVGVDESFRGKGIASRMLKELLSREACKDVRYLEATVTPSNTASKALFTRFALKEDAKCFITPCFPADLFPGDEHESELTYRIGPLK from the coding sequence ATGGTTTTTCCAAAAAGGCGGGATTTTGCTATGACAGTAAAAACCGCTGCAACGATCGATACGGAAGAAATTGTTCTTGAAAAGCCTGCTTTAAATGACGGGGCGAAAATGTGGGAGTTAGTAAACGACTCTACCCTCGACTTGAATTCCCCCTACAAATATTTAATGATGTGCGAGTATTTTTCTGAAACGTGCGTAGTTGCAAAGGAAAATGAAAACCTTGCAGGTTTTATCACTGCATTTATCCCTCCTGAAAGGAAGGATGTAATTTTTGTCTGGCAGGTTGGGGTGGACGAATCATTCCGGGGCAAAGGAATTGCTTCAAGGATGCTGAAAGAGCTGCTTTCCCGAGAGGCATGTAAGGACGTCCGCTATCTCGAAGCAACGGTTACCCCATCGAACACCGCGTCAAAAGCTTTATTCACCAGGTTTGCACTTAAGGAAGACGCAAAGTGTTTTATTACACCTTGCTTCCCTGCTGATTTGTTCCCGGGGGACGAACATGAAAGTGAGTTAACCTACCGAATAGGACCGCTTAAATAA
- a CDS encoding kinase-associated lipoprotein B — translation MALQFEPGDIVTGIYKTGKYIGEITEQKKERYVVKVLAVLKHPVQGDLHQPKTVDVPLFHKRKALGLREKTNIPAVYVKKYEGGIPDYKESLRKALQEQKTELEQDDSEWAKKSLESLRLLEEDYFPASE, via the coding sequence ATGGCTCTGCAGTTTGAACCAGGAGATATAGTTACAGGCATTTATAAAACAGGAAAGTATATTGGAGAAATAACTGAACAAAAGAAAGAAAGGTACGTAGTGAAAGTTCTTGCTGTTCTGAAGCATCCGGTGCAGGGGGATCTGCATCAGCCAAAGACAGTGGATGTACCTTTGTTTCATAAAAGGAAAGCACTTGGGTTAAGGGAAAAGACAAACATACCGGCGGTTTATGTGAAAAAATATGAGGGTGGAATTCCTGATTACAAGGAATCTCTAAGAAAAGCATTACAAGAGCAGAAAACAGAACTTGAGCAAGATGACAGTGAATGGGCCAAAAAATCACTGGAATCTCTTCGTCTGTTAGAAGAAGATTATTTTCCGGCAAGTGAATAA
- a CDS encoding polysaccharide deacetylase family protein encodes MYDTADDNVITELKRDEVSTGKKVMLTFDDGPGKVLPDILDILKKEDAKAMFFWQSRLLHQKRPWKRVLEEGHVIGSHTRGHPNLAALNEEEQFRELLYSKMKIEKVTGESVKYFRPPFGQYNEHTVTAAKRLGMEIVMWKIASLDWELKEEPGKIIGYVQDNLQDRAIILLHELEQTVKILPDLIRTIKEEGYEISLL; translated from the coding sequence GTGTACGACACTGCAGATGATAATGTAATTACTGAACTGAAAAGGGATGAAGTCAGCACGGGAAAAAAAGTGATGCTTACTTTCGACGACGGTCCAGGAAAGGTGCTTCCTGATATTCTCGATATTTTAAAGAAGGAAGATGCCAAAGCAATGTTTTTCTGGCAGTCCAGGCTGCTGCATCAAAAGCGGCCATGGAAGCGGGTCCTGGAAGAAGGGCATGTGATAGGAAGCCACACAAGAGGCCATCCTAATCTCGCCGCGCTTAATGAAGAAGAACAGTTTCGCGAGCTTCTGTACAGCAAAATGAAAATAGAAAAAGTAACCGGCGAGTCAGTAAAGTATTTCCGTCCGCCGTTTGGCCAGTACAATGAACATACTGTTACTGCTGCAAAAAGGCTCGGAATGGAAATAGTAATGTGGAAAATAGCTTCCCTTGACTGGGAGTTAAAAGAAGAACCTGGGAAAATCATAGGCTATGTTCAGGATAACCTTCAGGACAGGGCGATCATTCTCCTGCATGAACTGGAACAGACAGTGAAAATACTGCCTGACCTTATCAGAACGATTAAGGAAGAAGGATATGAGATCAGCCTGCTTTAA